The Rhododendron vialii isolate Sample 1 chromosome 8a, ASM3025357v1 genome has a window encoding:
- the LOC131299198 gene encoding small ribosomal subunit protein eS19x-like translates to METARTGVKEVSRTVKDVSPHEFVKAYSAHLKRSGKMELPQWTDIVKTGTFKELAPYDPDWYYIRAASMARKIYLRGGLGVGAFRRIYGGSKRNGSRPPHFCKSSGSVARHILQQLQNMNIVDFDPKGGRRITSSGQRDLDQVAGRIVVAAP, encoded by the exons atGGAGACAGCGAGGACTGGTGTGAAAGAAGTCTCGAGGACTGTGAAAGATGTCTCTCCCCACGAGTTCGTCAAGGCCTACTCCGCTCACCTCAAACGCTCCggcaag ATGGAGCTTCCTCAATGGACTGACATTGTGAAAACCGGTACATTCAAGGAGCTTGCCCCATATGACCCTGATTGGTACTACATCAGAGCTG CTTCTATGGCTAGGAAAATTTATCTGAGGGGTGGTCTTGGTGTTGGTGCTTTCCGGAGGATCTATGGTGGGAGCAAGAGGAACGGGAGTCGCCCACCCCACTTCTGCAAGAGCAGTGGTTCAGTTGCCCGACACATCCTTCAGCAATTGCAGAACATGAACATCGTTGACTTCGACCCCAAGGG TGGAAGGAGAATCACATCAAGTGGGCAGCGTGATCTTGATCAAGTTGCTGGGAGGATTGTGGTTGCTGCTCCTTGA